Genomic segment of Niallia taxi:
GTAAACATTTTTTCACACTTATATATACTGCTAAGCAGATCAAGAATAGTTCCTACTAGAAGGTTTGCTGAGATTTCTAAAGAAGAAATGGAAAATATGAAGCGAGATATTTTGTATCCGGTTGCTAAAATGATTGTCTCAAATATTGAGAAATATTTAAACAGTCCTTTGCCAGATATTGAGATATATTTTCTTTATCAATATTTAGTGTCATCGAGAATGCAGGGATCTCATGCTATTACTTCCACTTTTTCATCAGAAGTGATTCAAGTAACAAAAGCGTATATTGAAGGAATGAGTACTAACTTAGGAATCGACATTGACAGTCAGTCAATATTTATCGATTTAGCCAACCATATTAAACCGATGCTTAACAGATTAGAGCATAAGATTCGGGTTAAGAACAGTTTGTTAAGTCAGATTAAGGTAACGTATGAAGATGTATTTATGGGCGTAAAGAAGGTTTCGGAATTGGTTAGTGAGAAATTCAACCTATCAGCCATAAACGAGGATGAGATTGGGTTTATCACCCTCTATTTTGCAAAGGCAATTGAAACAGGTCAGCATCATCGTCCGATAAAAACACTTATAATGTGTACAACAGGAATAGGAACTTCAGAGCTTTTAAGAGCAAAAGTTTCTAAAAAATTCCCAGAGTTGGAAATTGTTGATGTGGTAGCATCCCGAGACACTCAAATGCTAAAAGAGAAATATACAGATGCTGAATTGATTTTGAGCACTGTTCACATTAAGGAGGATGTACCTATTCCTTTCCTATTAGTAAGTGCGATGTTTACCATTGATGACCAAAAGAGACTTCAGGGAAAGATAGAGGAAGTATATCATGGAAATTAATTCACTCTATCAAATGTATTTTAATTGTGAGTTAAATACAAAAGATGAAGTACACTCTTTTATTGCAGAAATTGTAGGTCGAGACAATCCTTTATCAACGGAGGAAGTCATCCAGCAATTAAAGGATAGAGAAAAAATCGGCAGTACAATGATCGCAGAGCATGTCTTATTGCCTCATATTGAAAGCGAACAACTAGAGAGAAGTCAAATTTTATTTCTTCGTTTAGCAAAACCAATCGAGACTTGGGATTTTCAGACAAAAAATATTTGTCTCGTAATTGTGATTTTATTAAAGAAAAATGAAAGCGTTAATATGAAGAAAAGAATAGCCTTATTTACTAGATCTTTGGCAGATGAAGAGTATCTTGACCGCTTAATAAACAGTCAAGAAAAAGAAGCCTTTATAAATGAAATTATAAAATATTAGGAGGAATAATCATGAAAATAGTAGGAGTTGCAGCTTGCACAGTTGGGATCGCACACACATATATCGCACAGGAAAAATTAGAGAATGCTGGTAAAAAAGCAGGTCATGAAATTCATATTGAAACACAAGGAACAATTGGAACAGAAAATGAATTGAGCCAACAACAAATCGCAGAAGCAGACATCGTTATTTTAGCGACAGATGTGAAAATTGCAGGAAGAGAACGCTTCGACGGGAAAAGAATTATCCAAGTTACAACAGAAATAGCGGTTAAATCACCAAATAAACTAATTGAAAAAGCAGCAGAGGTTATCAACCAACAGAAATAAATAAAAAAGGAGAGATAATCATGGAAGTAAAAAATATTGTAGATTTAAACACAATTAAAACGAATATGACTGCTAAGAGTAAGGAAGAAGCTATTCAGGAATTAGCTCAGGTCCTTCTTGAAAACGAATACATTAAGGATATTGAAGAATTTACAAAGGATATCTATGCTAGGGAAGCGATTGGACAAACTGGAATCGGAAATTATATTGCTATTCCTCATGGGAAAAGTGATTCTGTAGAAAAAATAGGCGTAGCGATTGGAATTACTCAAGAAGAAATTGCTTGGGAAACTCTCGACGGAAAGGGAGTTAAGGGAATCATTCTGTTTGCGGTTGGAAACGATGATGGAGCACAAAGTCATCTGAAATTATTATCATTATTTGCTAGAAAGCTAGGAAATGATGAAGTGATTGAGAAGATGCTGCAATCCAAAAACGCGGAAGATGTTAAAGAGGCTTTATGTAGCTAAAAAAGCAAATAGTAGATTTATTGAATGAGGTCTTTTATAGGAGGGGTAAAAAGTGAGTGCATTAAAAAAATTAAATCTTAAAGGCCATTTATTAACAGCCATTTCATACTTAATTCCAATTGTGTGTGGAGCAGGTTTCTTGATTGCAATTGGTATGGCTTTTGGAGGTACTAGTCAAGGTTCTTTAGTACAAGGAGAGTTTTCCATATGGGATGCGTTAGCAACAATGGGTGGAGCAGGTTTAGGTTTACTACCTGTCGTTATCTCAACAGGAATTTCTTATTCTATTGCTGGTAAACCCGGGATTGCTCCAGGATTCATTATCGGATTAAGTGCTAATGCAATCGGA
This window contains:
- a CDS encoding PTS fructose transporter subunit IIB, producing MKIVGVAACTVGIAHTYIAQEKLENAGKKAGHEIHIETQGTIGTENELSQQQIAEADIVILATDVKIAGRERFDGKRIIQVTTEIAVKSPNKLIEKAAEVINQQK
- a CDS encoding PTS sugar transporter subunit IIA, which encodes MEINSLYQMYFNCELNTKDEVHSFIAEIVGRDNPLSTEEVIQQLKDREKIGSTMIAEHVLLPHIESEQLERSQILFLRLAKPIETWDFQTKNICLVIVILLKKNESVNMKKRIALFTRSLADEEYLDRLINSQEKEAFINEIIKY
- a CDS encoding PTS sugar transporter subunit IIA, with product MEVKNIVDLNTIKTNMTAKSKEEAIQELAQVLLENEYIKDIEEFTKDIYAREAIGQTGIGNYIAIPHGKSDSVEKIGVAIGITQEEIAWETLDGKGVKGIILFAVGNDDGAQSHLKLLSLFARKLGNDEVIEKMLQSKNAEDVKEALCS
- a CDS encoding BglG family transcription antiterminator, translated to MSSKSNHEQELLLFLSKHQGYVTSKELLEVLNVSQKTVYRLINKLNNEYEDGPLIISERGRGYRLDYEKFINSQKSNAKDKEMQFSPSERRKRIMEELLLSSPKPINVYHLFSHYYVGDSATFNDEQIMSEELKKYNLVLERKNRTLAILGEEVNIRKAIKDIIEIFNIIDIDDLKRNPKLNFNQYDVLFILDQLRKIEEDLNITIPYPYNVNIFSHLYILLSRSRIVPTRRFAEISKEEMENMKRDILYPVAKMIVSNIEKYLNSPLPDIEIYFLYQYLVSSRMQGSHAITSTFSSEVIQVTKAYIEGMSTNLGIDIDSQSIFIDLANHIKPMLNRLEHKIRVKNSLLSQIKVTYEDVFMGVKKVSELVSEKFNLSAINEDEIGFITLYFAKAIETGQHHRPIKTLIMCTTGIGTSELLRAKVSKKFPELEIVDVVASRDTQMLKEKYTDAELILSTVHIKEDVPIPFLLVSAMFTIDDQKRLQGKIEEVYHGN